The following are encoded in a window of Rhizobium sp. 11515TR genomic DNA:
- a CDS encoding mannose-1-phosphate guanylyltransferase/mannose-6-phosphate isomerase, which translates to MAAKIVPVIMAGGKGTRLWPLSRASAPKQFIQFIGDKTLFQNTLERVADPELYESPIVLTNEEFRFLVAEQARELDLKLAAVLLEPIARNTAAAVAAAAALVTELFGKDAIMHVLGSDYEIDANTTYYDCVRLARETALQGKLVTFGIKPTEPATGYGYIESGKALSTGAHAVKRFVEKPALDKAQEMVASGQFYWNSGMFMFSAAQLLAEMKEFAPDVEKAASKAVSKSTRDLDFTRLDADNFSKSPDISIDYALMEKTANAAVVPSPFTWSDLGSWDAVWKVGSRDESGNVSAGATTLVNTKNSLVMSHSLHVAVQGLEDVAVIASEDAVYVGHLKDSQEVGKLVKLLASEKKTAKLTETHPTSYRPWGGYTSVLNGERFQVKRIFVLPGKKLSLQKHHHRSEHWIVVKGTAEVTVGENVQMLRENESIYIPLGEVHRLSNPGKILLELIEVQTGSYLGEDDIIRLVDEFGRS; encoded by the coding sequence ATGGCAGCAAAGATCGTTCCGGTGATCATGGCAGGGGGCAAGGGTACGCGGCTGTGGCCGCTGTCGCGCGCTTCCGCCCCGAAGCAATTCATCCAGTTCATCGGCGACAAGACGCTGTTCCAGAACACTTTGGAGCGGGTGGCCGATCCCGAGCTCTATGAATCGCCGATCGTTCTCACCAATGAGGAATTCCGCTTCCTCGTCGCAGAGCAGGCCCGCGAACTCGACCTTAAGCTCGCCGCCGTGCTGCTGGAGCCGATCGCCCGCAATACTGCCGCTGCCGTTGCCGCCGCCGCTGCGCTCGTCACCGAGCTTTTCGGCAAGGACGCGATCATGCATGTCCTCGGCTCCGATTATGAGATCGATGCCAATACCACCTATTACGATTGCGTGCGCCTGGCTCGCGAGACGGCGCTGCAGGGCAAGCTCGTCACCTTCGGCATCAAGCCGACGGAACCGGCGACCGGCTATGGCTATATCGAAAGCGGCAAGGCGCTCTCGACCGGCGCCCATGCCGTCAAGCGTTTTGTCGAAAAGCCTGCCTTGGACAAGGCCCAGGAGATGGTTGCCAGTGGCCAATTCTACTGGAACTCCGGCATGTTCATGTTCTCGGCCGCCCAGCTTCTCGCTGAGATGAAGGAATTTGCGCCTGACGTCGAAAAGGCTGCCAGCAAGGCCGTCTCCAAATCAACGCGCGACCTCGATTTTACCCGCCTCGACGCCGACAATTTCTCCAAGAGCCCGGACATCTCCATCGACTACGCGCTGATGGAAAAGACGGCCAACGCCGCCGTCGTTCCCTCGCCCTTCACCTGGTCCGATCTCGGCAGCTGGGATGCGGTCTGGAAAGTTGGAAGCCGTGACGAAAGCGGCAACGTGTCGGCGGGCGCCACGACGCTGGTCAACACCAAGAATTCGCTCGTCATGTCGCATAGTCTGCATGTTGCCGTGCAGGGCCTTGAGGACGTCGCCGTCATCGCCAGCGAAGACGCCGTCTATGTCGGCCACCTCAAGGACAGCCAGGAAGTCGGCAAGCTCGTCAAGCTGCTCGCAAGCGAGAAGAAGACGGCCAAGCTCACCGAGACGCACCCGACCTCCTACCGCCCCTGGGGCGGCTATACCTCTGTGCTGAACGGCGAGCGCTTCCAGGTGAAGCGTATCTTCGTCCTTCCCGGCAAGAAGCTGTCGCTGCAGAAGCATCACCACCGCTCCGAGCACTGGATCGTCGTCAAGGGCACAGCTGAAGTGACGGTCGGCGAGAACGTGCAGATGCTGCGCGAAAACGAATCGATCTATATCCCGCTCGGCGAAGTGCATCGTCTGTCCAACCCGGGCAAGATCCTGCTGGAGCTCATCGAAGTGCAGACCGGCTCCTATCTCGGCGAGGACGACATCATCCGCCTGGTCGATGAGTTCGGCAGAAGCTGA
- a CDS encoding N-formylglutamate amidohydrolase has protein sequence MVKTLMSAEMRSFEIFEVLEPASQTIPFVYSSPHSGRVYPPDFVAQSRLQGIAIRRSEDHYVDELFSAASSLGAPLLFANFPRAYIDVNREPYELDPRMFDGALPSYANINSLRVAGGLGTIPRIVAENMEIYARRVPVEDALKRIDTIYKPYHATLRRLIARTHVKFGFGVLVDCHSMPGNIRIAGSNMRPDFILGDRYGTSASAELSRAAMQILEELGFNAVRNKPYAGGFITEHYGRPSRGLHALQIEVNRSLYVDETTLEKRPHFDKVAAAITLFMKRMAEHVESYTGDPALAAE, from the coding sequence ATGGTAAAGACGTTGATGTCCGCGGAAATGCGCAGTTTCGAGATTTTCGAGGTATTGGAGCCAGCCTCCCAGACGATACCGTTTGTCTACAGCTCGCCTCATAGTGGTCGCGTCTATCCCCCCGATTTCGTCGCCCAATCCCGTCTGCAGGGCATCGCCATCCGCCGCTCCGAGGATCATTATGTTGACGAGCTTTTTTCGGCGGCAAGCTCTCTCGGTGCGCCGCTGCTGTTTGCCAATTTTCCGCGCGCCTATATCGACGTGAATCGCGAGCCGTATGAGCTCGATCCGCGCATGTTCGATGGTGCGCTGCCATCCTATGCGAACATCAATTCGCTGCGGGTCGCCGGCGGTCTCGGCACAATCCCGCGAATCGTCGCCGAGAACATGGAGATCTATGCGCGCCGCGTCCCGGTCGAGGATGCGCTGAAGCGAATCGATACCATCTACAAGCCTTACCACGCCACGCTGCGGCGACTGATCGCGCGCACCCATGTCAAATTCGGCTTCGGCGTGCTGGTCGATTGTCATTCCATGCCCGGCAATATCCGCATCGCCGGCAGCAACATGCGGCCGGATTTCATCCTTGGCGATCGCTACGGCACCAGCGCCTCGGCCGAACTTTCGCGCGCGGCCATGCAGATCCTCGAGGAGCTCGGCTTTAACGCCGTACGCAACAAGCCCTATGCAGGCGGCTTCATCACCGAACATTACGGCCGCCCATCCCGCGGGCTGCATGCCCTGCAGATCGAGGTCAATCGCTCTCTCTATGTCGATGAGACAACGCTCGAGAAGCGTCCGCATTTCGACAAGGTCGCCGCCGCCATCACGCTTTTCATGAAGCGCATGGCCGAGCACGTGGAATCCTATACGGGCGATCCGGCACTGGCGGCGGAGTGA
- a CDS encoding YcxB family protein has translation MVRDAVRAFVWRRLIINQRLWVAEIATILLFLWQLWSDGSEWLAGVFGSLVLLYPAMIIVVWVAHYRNTVGKFRKMSTRQATFAFHDEGFDVASELGSAKVPWSTVTEIWQRPTYWMIFTAINQFMTLPTQAADINDLDFVKSKVPSTIPQ, from the coding sequence ATGGTGCGCGATGCCGTGAGGGCTTTTGTCTGGCGGCGGCTGATCATCAATCAGCGCCTCTGGGTCGCAGAAATTGCAACAATCTTGCTGTTTCTTTGGCAGCTTTGGAGTGATGGCAGCGAATGGCTGGCCGGCGTCTTCGGCAGCCTCGTTCTTCTCTACCCGGCTATGATCATCGTCGTATGGGTCGCGCATTACCGCAATACGGTCGGAAAGTTCCGCAAAATGTCGACACGACAGGCGACGTTTGCTTTTCACGATGAGGGGTTTGATGTCGCGTCCGAGTTGGGGTCGGCCAAAGTTCCCTGGTCCACCGTTACCGAAATCTGGCAGCGGCCGACCTATTGGATGATATTTACAGCCATCAACCAGTTCATGACGCTGCCCACTCAGGCGGCGGACATCAATGATCTCGATTTTGTGAAATCGAAGGTGCCTTCCACAATACCGCAATGA
- a CDS encoding alpha/beta fold hydrolase — protein sequence MDSVLYSTADNPVPENRTEGFFESFDGRKLRYAVFRCEQPVAKGTVVLLQGRNEFIEKYFETIRDLTAKGLWVATFDLRGQGGSERLLKDPLRGHIRHFSDYERDLTAFLDKIVLPDTRLPFFLLAHSTGGLIALSAAPRLASRIERMVLSAPFIGLTGHGASPGFIRLLSGAVSGVGLGRMQFSKKFKERPFAENPLTTDEQRYRRNIVIGTTYPQLCLGPPTARWLSQALRAIERVNRPEHLFSIQVPTVLIAPTRDGVVPYVDQERLSRYFRAAQLVPIHGAKHEILQERDIYRNQALAAIHAFIPGSDAETNAYEIEAEA from the coding sequence ATGGATTCGGTCCTCTATTCCACAGCAGATAATCCGGTGCCGGAAAACCGCACCGAAGGCTTCTTCGAAAGTTTCGACGGGCGCAAGCTGCGCTATGCCGTCTTCCGCTGCGAGCAGCCGGTGGCCAAGGGAACTGTTGTTCTACTGCAGGGCCGCAACGAGTTCATAGAGAAATATTTCGAGACGATCCGCGACCTCACAGCCAAGGGCCTTTGGGTCGCGACCTTCGACCTGCGCGGCCAGGGCGGGTCGGAGAGGCTGCTGAAGGACCCGTTGCGCGGCCATATCCGCCATTTTTCCGATTACGAGCGGGATTTGACCGCCTTCCTCGATAAGATCGTCCTGCCGGATACACGCCTGCCCTTCTTTCTGCTCGCTCATTCGACGGGCGGGCTGATTGCCCTGTCTGCCGCGCCGAGGCTTGCGAGCCGCATCGAGCGCATGGTGCTGTCTGCCCCCTTCATCGGCTTGACCGGCCACGGCGCCTCCCCCGGCTTTATCCGCCTCCTCTCTGGCGCGGTCAGCGGCGTTGGCCTGGGCCGTATGCAGTTCAGCAAGAAGTTCAAGGAAAGACCGTTTGCCGAAAACCCGTTAACGACGGACGAGCAGCGCTACCGCCGCAACATCGTCATCGGCACCACCTATCCGCAGCTTTGCCTGGGACCGCCGACGGCACGCTGGCTATCGCAGGCTCTGCGGGCGATCGAACGGGTCAACAGGCCCGAACACCTGTTTTCAATTCAGGTCCCCACCGTCTTGATCGCGCCGACGCGCGACGGCGTGGTGCCCTATGTCGATCAGGAGCGGCTGTCGCGCTATTTCCGTGCCGCTCAGCTCGTTCCAATTCACGGCGCCAAGCATGAAATCCTGCAGGAACGGGATATCTATCGCAATCAAGCACTTGCCGCGATCCACGCCTTCATCCCCGGCAGCGATGCCGAAACCAACGCCTATGAGATTGAGGCGGAAGCTTGA
- a CDS encoding Lrp/AsnC family transcriptional regulator, translating to MPGTLEPIDLKILGALQKDGRLTNQALSSEVGLSTSPCWRRVRQLEETGVIQGYTATLDRRQIGLGVLAFIRVKIDSHSEAEAEEFSRDVLKLNEVVACYSIAGDADFLLQVVATDLDSYADFAMAVVRRLPRIKEMQTTFVLKEIKPFKGFPLEVGQR from the coding sequence ATGCCCGGCACCCTTGAGCCCATCGATTTGAAGATTCTCGGAGCCCTTCAGAAGGATGGGCGCCTTACGAACCAAGCGCTTTCATCCGAAGTCGGGCTCTCGACGTCGCCATGCTGGCGGCGCGTGCGCCAACTGGAAGAGACGGGCGTGATCCAGGGTTATACGGCCACCCTCGACAGGCGCCAGATCGGCCTCGGCGTCCTTGCCTTCATTAGGGTGAAGATCGACAGCCACAGCGAGGCGGAAGCCGAGGAATTCTCGCGCGATGTGCTGAAACTCAACGAGGTCGTGGCCTGCTACAGCATCGCCGGGGACGCGGATTTCCTGCTGCAAGTGGTCGCGACCGATCTCGACAGCTATGCCGACTTCGCCATGGCGGTGGTGCGCCGCCTGCCGCGCATCAAGGAGATGCAGACCACCTTCGTGCTGAAGGAAATCAAGCCCTTCAAGGGCTTTCCGCTTGAGGTTGGGCAGCGATAG
- a CDS encoding DUF2000 domain-containing protein — translation MLPDIRLAIVINPALPLGLIANTAGAISIGLGAKFPALAARQLTDREERTIDISSNMPVPILQADAETIRSLLLKTLPVGNDRAIVPFPAFARSLHDYREYEATFPNCDLADEAIDGLGLVGPSKWVKSLTGSLKLLR, via the coding sequence ATGCTTCCCGATATCCGTCTTGCCATCGTCATCAATCCGGCATTGCCGCTCGGTCTGATCGCCAATACCGCCGGCGCCATCTCGATCGGGTTGGGCGCAAAGTTTCCTGCGCTCGCGGCCAGGCAATTGACCGATAGGGAGGAGCGCACCATCGATATCAGTTCGAACATGCCCGTTCCGATACTGCAGGCGGATGCTGAAACCATACGATCTCTGTTGCTGAAGACCTTGCCGGTAGGAAACGACCGCGCGATCGTTCCATTTCCTGCCTTTGCCCGCTCGCTGCACGATTACAGGGAGTATGAGGCGACGTTTCCCAATTGCGATCTTGCCGACGAGGCGATCGATGGCCTCGGATTGGTGGGACCTTCGAAATGGGTGAAGTCGCTCACCGGTTCTCTGAAGTTGCTGCGATAG
- a CDS encoding Hsp20 family protein: MRHVDFSPLYRSTVGFDRLFTMLDSLGQPDQAQTYPPYNIERTGENTYRITMAVAGFDEKELSIEAHAHVLQVKGEKSEEPAETSEYLYRGIAKRAFERRFQLADHVEVQAASLKNGLLHIDLLRNIPEAMKPRRISIAAEPVETPKAIEAHIN, from the coding sequence ATGCGTCACGTAGACTTCTCTCCCCTTTATCGTTCCACCGTCGGTTTCGACCGTCTGTTCACCATGCTCGACAGCCTTGGCCAGCCGGATCAGGCCCAGACCTATCCGCCCTACAATATCGAGCGCACGGGTGAAAACACCTATCGCATCACCATGGCCGTTGCCGGTTTCGATGAAAAGGAACTGAGCATTGAGGCCCACGCCCATGTCCTTCAGGTCAAGGGCGAAAAGAGCGAAGAGCCGGCTGAAACCAGCGAATATCTCTATCGCGGTATCGCCAAGCGTGCCTTCGAGCGTCGTTTCCAGCTTGCCGACCATGTCGAGGTTCAGGCTGCTTCACTGAAGAACGGTCTGCTGCACATCGACCTGTTGCGCAACATTCCCGAAGCCATGAAGCCCCGCCGTATCTCCATCGCGGCAGAGCCCGTGGAAACCCCGAAGGCCATCGAGGCTCACATCAACTAA
- a CDS encoding DUF475 domain-containing protein: MSSRTASKSVLGYFGWAFAVTVGGLALGALLGWNTTGTFSGLATAFFICAVLAVLEISLSFDNAIVNANKLKEMTPVWQHRFLTWGIIIAVFGMRIIFPLAIVAIAAWINPWEALQLAATRPEQYAEIMQAAHLPIAAFGGTFLMMVGLTYFFNHEKDVHWISFIEKRMAHFATVKGVEIAFVLIMVLIFTSVLDGDDATIFLHASIYGLLTFLLVEVLAGFLDASQRTMSAAAKGGFGAFLYLEILDASFSFDGVIGAFALTQNLFIIAIGLGIGAMYVRSMTIMLVEKGTLAHYRYLEHGAFYAILILSVIMYVQTLTHIPEVITGLGGAALIGISLWSSIRYNRRNGLDHAPVHDEEHDRAEA; encoded by the coding sequence ATGAGCTCGCGCACCGCTTCAAAATCCGTACTCGGCTATTTCGGCTGGGCTTTTGCCGTTACCGTCGGCGGCCTTGCACTCGGTGCTCTGCTCGGCTGGAACACCACCGGCACCTTCAGTGGTCTTGCCACGGCCTTCTTCATCTGTGCCGTGTTGGCCGTGCTCGAAATCTCGCTTTCCTTCGACAATGCTATCGTCAATGCCAACAAGCTGAAGGAGATGACGCCGGTCTGGCAGCATCGCTTCCTGACCTGGGGCATCATCATCGCCGTCTTCGGCATGCGGATCATCTTTCCGCTGGCGATCGTCGCCATCGCCGCCTGGATCAATCCATGGGAAGCGCTGCAGCTCGCCGCCACCAGGCCCGAGCAATATGCAGAGATCATGCAGGCGGCACATCTGCCGATCGCCGCCTTCGGCGGCACCTTCCTGATGATGGTGGGTCTGACCTATTTCTTCAATCACGAAAAGGACGTGCACTGGATCAGCTTCATCGAGAAGCGGATGGCGCATTTCGCCACGGTCAAGGGCGTCGAGATCGCCTTTGTGCTGATCATGGTCCTCATCTTCACTTCCGTGCTCGACGGTGACGACGCCACGATCTTCCTGCACGCCTCGATCTACGGCCTCCTGACCTTCCTGCTCGTGGAGGTTCTGGCCGGTTTCCTCGATGCCTCGCAAAGAACGATGAGCGCGGCGGCAAAGGGTGGCTTCGGCGCTTTCCTCTATCTCGAAATCCTCGATGCCAGCTTCTCCTTCGACGGCGTCATCGGCGCCTTCGCCCTCACCCAAAACCTCTTCATCATCGCGATCGGCCTCGGCATCGGCGCCATGTACGTCCGCTCGATGACGATCATGCTGGTGGAGAAAGGCACGCTGGCCCACTATCGCTACCTCGAACATGGCGCCTTCTACGCCATCCTGATCCTTTCGGTGATCATGTACGTGCAGACGCTGACGCATATTCCGGAAGTCATCACCGGCCTTGGCGGCGCGGCCCTGATCGGCATCTCGCTCTGGTCCTCGATCCGGTACAACAGGCGCAATGGTCTCGACCATGCGCCGGTGCACGATGAAGAGCACGACAGGGCGGAAGCTTGA
- a CDS encoding bile acid:sodium symporter family protein: MRRFLPDTFTMLLVLTVLTASFFPVQGASAHYFSIATNFAIGLLFFLHGARLSRDVVIAGMLHWRLHLVILLTTFGIFPLLVLAIGQVVPNSILPVSLYTGMLFLSVLPSTVQSSIAFTSIAGGNVPAAICSASASNIFGMFLTPLLVGILFSVGGQGGGFSWDVLWQIMLQLLAPFIAGQLLQPWIGNWIRSKKKILMPVDRGSILMVVYSAFSEAVVEGLWHTFSILDIVTVIIANMVLLAMVICITMFGSRALGFEKADEITITFCGSKKSLASGVPMANVIFAGQSIGAIVLPLMLFHQIQLMTCAVLAQKYADAAKRREAAKAQAGAKSGEATNAA; the protein is encoded by the coding sequence ATGCGCCGCTTTCTTCCAGACACCTTTACCATGCTGCTGGTGCTCACCGTCCTGACGGCATCCTTCTTTCCGGTGCAGGGGGCTAGCGCTCACTATTTCAGCATTGCCACCAACTTCGCCATCGGCCTCTTGTTCTTCCTGCACGGCGCGCGCCTGTCGCGCGATGTCGTCATCGCCGGCATGCTGCACTGGCGGCTGCATCTCGTCATCCTGCTGACGACTTTCGGCATCTTTCCGCTGCTGGTGCTGGCCATCGGGCAAGTCGTTCCGAACAGCATCCTGCCCGTATCGCTCTATACCGGCATGCTGTTTTTGAGCGTGCTGCCGTCGACCGTGCAGTCCTCGATCGCCTTCACTTCTATCGCCGGCGGCAATGTGCCGGCCGCGATCTGCTCGGCGTCGGCCTCCAATATCTTCGGCATGTTCCTGACGCCATTGCTCGTCGGCATCCTGTTTTCTGTCGGCGGCCAGGGCGGCGGCTTTTCCTGGGATGTTCTGTGGCAGATCATGCTGCAGCTGCTCGCCCCTTTCATCGCCGGTCAGCTGCTGCAGCCATGGATCGGCAACTGGATCCGCTCGAAGAAGAAGATCCTGATGCCGGTCGATCGCGGCTCGATCCTCATGGTCGTTTATTCCGCCTTCAGCGAGGCCGTGGTGGAAGGACTGTGGCATACCTTCTCCATCCTCGACATTGTCACTGTCATCATCGCGAATATGGTACTTCTGGCGATGGTAATCTGCATCACCATGTTCGGCAGCCGTGCCCTCGGTTTTGAAAAAGCCGACGAGATCACCATCACCTTCTGCGGCTCGAAGAAGTCGCTGGCAAGCGGCGTGCCGATGGCCAACGTCATCTTCGCCGGCCAGAGTATCGGCGCCATCGTGCTGCCGCTCATGTTGTTCCACCAGATTCAGCTGATGACCTGCGCAGTGCTTGCCCAGAAATACGCCGATGCGGCCAAGCGGCGCGAGGCTGCGAAAGCGCAGGCAGGAGCGAAATCGGGCGAAGCGACAAACGCAGCCTGA
- the hisN gene encoding histidinol-phosphatase codes for MLPDRSFFYRLAEAAKAETLPRFRAGIDVVNKEAKGFDPVTEGDRAAEQAIRALIEAEFPEHGILGEEHSNVGLDREHVWVIDPIDGTRAFISGVPVWGTLIGLQKNGRAVMGLIDQPFTGERYFADGNGATYSGPDGERRLQVRDCGSLSNAILFTTSPHLFVGDELAKYREIESQVRLFRYGCDCYAYALLAAGHIDLVIENSLKPYDVGGIIPVIEQAGGIMTTWDGGRPEMGGTIIAAGSRAVYEQALAILSR; via the coding sequence ATGCTTCCCGATCGCTCGTTCTTCTATCGTCTGGCCGAAGCGGCCAAGGCCGAAACCCTGCCGCGCTTTCGTGCCGGCATCGATGTGGTCAACAAGGAAGCCAAGGGCTTTGATCCCGTGACGGAAGGCGACCGAGCCGCCGAACAGGCGATTCGCGCGCTGATCGAGGCCGAATTCCCCGAACATGGCATTCTGGGAGAGGAGCATAGCAATGTCGGGCTCGACCGCGAGCATGTCTGGGTCATCGATCCGATCGACGGCACGCGCGCCTTCATCTCAGGTGTCCCGGTCTGGGGAACGCTGATCGGCCTGCAGAAGAACGGCCGCGCCGTCATGGGCCTGATCGACCAGCCCTTCACTGGCGAGCGCTATTTTGCCGATGGCAATGGCGCCACCTATTCCGGTCCGGACGGCGAGAGACGGCTGCAGGTTCGCGATTGCGGCAGCCTCTCCAATGCCATCCTTTTCACCACCTCGCCGCATCTTTTCGTCGGCGACGAGCTTGCCAAGTATCGCGAGATCGAAAGTCAGGTGCGCCTCTTCCGTTACGGCTGCGATTGCTATGCCTATGCGCTGCTTGCGGCCGGCCATATCGATCTCGTCATCGAAAATTCGCTGAAGCCCTATGATGTCGGCGGCATCATTCCGGTCATCGAGCAGGCTGGCGGCATTATGACCACCTGGGATGGCGGCCGGCCGGAAATGGGCGGAACGATCATCGCAGCCGGCAGCCGCGCGGTTTACGAGCAGGCGCTCGCCATCCTGTCGCGCTGA
- a CDS encoding LysR family transcriptional regulator yields the protein MLDLTQLRSFVAVEQMGSFTLAAERLGLGQSTVSQHIQRLETELGRKLLARDTHRVVLTGDGEALLGHARQMLSIEGEVRQLFAGNSLRGSLRLGVSEDFVTSQLPDVLEDFVRSHPSVDLELTVALSGVLYEMQDNGDLDLVLAKRRLGDARGKLVYREPLVWLARDADRIRKLAGPLPLIAFPTPSVTRAVALEALRRQQMPWRIVCTCGSLSGLTAAARAGMGILVQPKSMAPAGLLEIAPGWLPVLEDVEFVLVPRKGADQLLVNALSDDILSKVHGPRSN from the coding sequence ATGCTTGATCTCACGCAGTTGCGCAGCTTCGTCGCCGTCGAGCAGATGGGCAGCTTCACGCTGGCGGCCGAGCGGCTCGGTCTTGGGCAATCAACCGTCAGCCAACATATACAGCGGCTGGAAACGGAACTCGGTCGCAAGCTTTTGGCGCGCGACACCCATCGCGTCGTCCTGACCGGCGACGGCGAGGCCTTGCTTGGCCATGCACGCCAGATGCTATCGATCGAAGGCGAGGTGCGGCAGCTTTTTGCCGGCAACAGCCTGCGCGGCAGTCTCCGGCTCGGTGTCTCCGAGGATTTCGTCACCAGCCAGCTTCCGGACGTGCTCGAGGATTTCGTGCGCTCGCATCCTTCCGTCGATCTCGAGCTGACGGTCGCGCTCAGCGGCGTACTTTATGAGATGCAGGATAATGGCGATCTCGATCTGGTGCTTGCCAAGCGCCGGCTCGGCGATGCGAGAGGCAAGCTCGTCTATCGCGAGCCGCTGGTTTGGCTGGCGCGCGACGCGGATCGCATCCGCAAACTTGCGGGACCATTGCCGCTGATTGCCTTTCCTACCCCAAGCGTCACGCGGGCGGTGGCGCTGGAGGCACTGCGCCGGCAGCAGATGCCTTGGCGCATCGTCTGCACCTGCGGTAGCCTGAGTGGCCTGACCGCAGCGGCGCGCGCCGGCATGGGCATTCTTGTCCAGCCGAAAAGCATGGCTCCAGCCGGATTGCTGGAGATCGCGCCGGGCTGGCTGCCCGTCCTTGAGGACGTGGAGTTCGTGCTCGTGCCGCGCAAGGGCGCGGACCAACTTCTGGTTAACGCGCTCTCTGACGACATACTTTCCAAGGTCCATGGTCCCCGATCAAATTAA
- a CDS encoding cyclic nucleotide-gated ion channel: MSALSFSKISSSLSTLLAAIGLLTVAVLTTPDIVGQTRLILEVVLAGVWAIYVLQLIETLAIHRAREVRGRIPEIAVDILAVLVPLAAFLLIRGRDQSLYCAIWLLKPLRGSTFFRLLGRVITKEARNLIGVTSIFGIVLFAAALAAYIIERDIQPDKFGSIPLAMWWAVTTLSTTGYGDEIPQSFAGRALAGLVMMCGIGIFALWAGILATGFYEEVRRQDFVRNWQLVAGVPLFQKLGSGALIEIVRALRPRVVPAGGIICRKGEAGDQMYFIVEGRVSVATPTPVELGSGSFFGEMALITGEPRSATVSAATEVSLLSLYSSDFQMLSSSSPEIAEIIRKTALERRGAAPKS, encoded by the coding sequence ATGTCGGCGCTTTCTTTCTCGAAGATTTCCTCATCGCTGAGTACGCTTCTGGCTGCTATCGGTCTGCTGACGGTGGCGGTGCTTACGACGCCCGATATCGTCGGACAGACGAGGCTCATCCTGGAAGTCGTGCTTGCCGGCGTCTGGGCCATCTATGTTCTGCAATTGATCGAGACGCTGGCCATACATCGCGCAAGGGAGGTGCGCGGTAGGATCCCGGAAATCGCCGTCGACATTCTGGCCGTTCTGGTCCCTTTGGCCGCCTTCCTTCTCATCCGCGGGCGCGACCAAAGCCTCTATTGCGCCATCTGGCTTTTGAAGCCGCTACGCGGCTCGACCTTCTTCCGGTTGCTTGGCAGGGTCATCACCAAGGAAGCGCGCAACCTGATCGGCGTTACCTCGATCTTCGGTATCGTTCTGTTCGCCGCAGCGCTTGCCGCTTACATCATCGAGCGTGATATCCAGCCTGACAAGTTCGGCAGCATCCCCCTCGCAATGTGGTGGGCCGTGACGACGCTGTCGACCACGGGATATGGCGATGAGATCCCGCAAAGTTTCGCCGGCCGCGCCCTTGCCGGATTGGTCATGATGTGCGGAATCGGCATCTTTGCCTTATGGGCCGGCATTCTCGCCACCGGCTTCTACGAAGAGGTTCGTCGTCAGGATTTCGTGCGCAATTGGCAGCTGGTGGCGGGAGTGCCGCTGTTTCAGAAGCTCGGTTCCGGCGCCCTCATCGAGATCGTACGGGCGCTGCGCCCCCGCGTCGTGCCGGCCGGTGGCATCATCTGCCGCAAGGGCGAGGCCGGCGACCAGATGTATTTCATTGTCGAAGGCCGCGTCAGCGTCGCTACACCAACGCCGGTCGAACTCGGCTCCGGCAGCTTCTTCGGCGAGATGGCGCTGATCACCGGCGAGCCCCGCTCGGCAACCGTCAGCGCCGCGACCGAGGTCTCGCTGCTGTCGCTCTATTCATCGGATTTCCAGATGCTCTCGAGCAGCAGCCCCGAGATCGCCGAGATCATCCGTAAGACCGCACTGGAACGGCGCGGTGCGGCACCGAAGAGCTGA
- the cpdR1 gene encoding response regulator CpdR1: MTQKILLAEDDNDMRRFLVKALEKAGYKVLSFDNGASAYDRLREEPFSLLLTDIVMPEMDGIELARRATELDPDLKVMFITGFAAVALNPDSKAPKDAKVLSKPFHLRELVDEVNKLLAA, encoded by the coding sequence ATGACCCAGAAGATACTTCTTGCCGAAGACGACAACGACATGCGTCGCTTTCTCGTGAAGGCACTCGAAAAAGCCGGCTACAAGGTCTTGTCCTTTGACAATGGAGCCAGCGCTTACGATCGGCTGCGCGAAGAGCCGTTCTCGCTGCTTTTGACTGACATCGTCATGCCCGAGATGGACGGCATCGAGCTGGCGCGGCGCGCCACCGAACTCGATCCCGATCTGAAGGTGATGTTCATCACCGGCTTTGCCGCCGTCGCCTTGAACCCCGATTCGAAGGCGCCGAAGGATGCAAAAGTCCTTTCCAAGCCTTTCCACCTCCGCGAGCTGGTCGACGAGGTCAACAAACTCCTTGCCGCGTAA